In Paraburkholderia terrae, a genomic segment contains:
- a CDS encoding MotA/TolQ/ExbB proton channel family protein, with product MQHYGLENVWQQGDFVTRAILIALLLMSLLSWAVIVLKLWNVMRLRRIARTTEQAFWHAGNLEAGLHQLGNDGSPYSGNVLLALALSGKEAVEHHHVTQSNLQHSMDISDWVTRCLKDTMDDIITHLQAGLTILASIGSTAPFVGLFGTVWGIYHALIVIGHTGQASIDHVAGPVGESLIMTAFGLFVAIPAVLGYNALARANHGLATQLNRFAHGIHAYFVTGARPAA from the coding sequence ATGCAGCACTACGGCTTGGAAAACGTCTGGCAGCAAGGCGATTTCGTGACCCGCGCCATTCTCATCGCGTTGTTGCTGATGTCGTTGCTCTCGTGGGCCGTCATCGTGCTCAAGCTCTGGAACGTGATGCGGCTCAGACGCATCGCACGCACGACGGAACAAGCGTTCTGGCACGCCGGCAATCTCGAAGCAGGCTTGCACCAACTCGGTAACGACGGTTCACCGTACTCGGGCAATGTGCTGCTCGCGCTGGCACTGTCGGGCAAGGAAGCCGTCGAGCATCACCACGTCACACAGTCGAACCTGCAACATTCGATGGACATCTCCGACTGGGTCACGCGCTGCCTGAAAGACACGATGGACGACATCATCACGCATCTGCAGGCCGGTCTGACGATACTCGCGTCGATCGGCAGCACGGCGCCCTTCGTCGGCCTGTTCGGCACGGTCTGGGGTATCTATCACGCGCTGATCGTCATTGGACATACGGGACAGGCGAGTATCGATCACGTCGCGGGCCCCGTCGGCGAGTCGCTGATCATGACGGCGTTCGGGCTGTTCGTCGCGATTCCCGCCGTGCTCGGCTACAACGCGCTGGCGCGTGCCAACCATGGGCTTGCAACCCAACTCAACCGCTTCGCGCATGGGATTCACGCGTACTTCGTGACGGGCGCGCGGCCTGCTGCGTGA
- a CDS encoding nitroreductase family protein — protein MTSTLIADRADHTAQTAIDLLLSRRSHWPLSAPAPTQQQLQHIFDAAMRAPDHGRLRPWRFITIRDEARHAFGDVLVDLAAARASDEPRGAHEHRRQRAMAAPLIIALVAAVDRSSSVPELEQLLCVGAAAMNMLNAIHLYGYGGFWATGIDTYEPAMHRALGLDASERLLGFLFVGTPQKEKEGQLTRRPSSDAYVREWQPIQCDAARA, from the coding sequence ATGACTTCAACTCTGATAGCCGACCGCGCCGATCACACTGCGCAAACCGCGATCGACCTACTGCTGTCGCGCCGATCGCACTGGCCGCTATCGGCACCCGCGCCCACCCAACAGCAACTGCAACACATCTTCGATGCCGCGATGCGCGCGCCGGATCATGGCCGTCTCCGTCCGTGGCGCTTCATCACCATTCGAGATGAAGCACGCCACGCATTCGGCGACGTGCTGGTCGATCTCGCCGCCGCACGCGCATCGGACGAGCCTCGCGGCGCTCACGAGCATCGTCGGCAGCGCGCGATGGCGGCGCCGCTGATCATCGCGCTAGTCGCTGCCGTCGACCGGTCTTCGTCGGTGCCGGAACTGGAGCAACTGCTGTGCGTCGGAGCCGCCGCGATGAACATGCTCAATGCCATTCATCTGTACGGCTACGGCGGCTTCTGGGCGACGGGAATCGATACCTATGAGCCGGCCATGCATCGCGCGCTGGGACTCGACGCGTCCGAACGTCTGCTTGGCTTTCTGTTCGTCGGGACGCCGCAGAAGGAGAAGGAAGGACAGCTGACGCGCCGGCCTTCCAGCGATGCCTATGTCCGCGAATGGCAACCCATTCAGTGTGACGCTGCCCGCGCCTGA
- a CDS encoding ketopantoate reductase family protein — MKVAVMGAGAVGCFYGGMLARAGHKVTLIGRQNHVSAIRRDGLRLESLSFDEFIEITACTDASGVVSADAILLCVKSPDTEAAVLAMKQYLSESAVIVTLQNGVDNAERVRALVEREVLAAVVYVGSEMGGPGHVRHHGRGELIIEPGTSSERLARILNDAGISTSVSANVRGALWEKLVLNCAYNAISALVQLPFGDLCQRGGTAVNRAMRDIVAECIAVASADGVNISGDVDETVARIMATIPAGQYSSTAHDVATHRPSEIDHLNGHIVGRGVALGIATPVNHLLTMMVRVLDHQRADQRSTKAASADGVLI, encoded by the coding sequence ATGAAAGTTGCAGTGATGGGCGCTGGCGCAGTGGGCTGTTTCTACGGCGGCATGCTTGCCAGAGCCGGGCATAAAGTGACGTTGATCGGAAGGCAGAATCATGTTTCAGCCATCAGGCGAGACGGACTGCGGCTCGAGTCGCTCTCGTTCGATGAGTTCATAGAGATAACGGCATGCACGGACGCTTCGGGCGTGGTAAGCGCAGATGCAATCCTGCTTTGCGTGAAGTCGCCCGATACGGAAGCCGCAGTGCTTGCGATGAAGCAGTACCTCTCGGAGTCTGCCGTTATCGTCACGCTGCAAAACGGCGTCGATAACGCTGAAAGAGTACGCGCCCTTGTCGAGCGCGAAGTATTGGCTGCCGTGGTCTACGTCGGAAGCGAGATGGGCGGACCCGGCCACGTCCGGCACCACGGAAGAGGCGAACTGATCATCGAGCCAGGCACGTCCAGCGAGCGTCTGGCTCGAATCCTGAATGACGCAGGGATATCGACTTCGGTATCCGCGAATGTGCGCGGTGCGCTTTGGGAAAAGCTGGTGTTGAACTGTGCGTACAACGCGATTTCGGCGCTCGTTCAATTGCCTTTCGGCGACCTGTGTCAGCGGGGCGGGACGGCCGTGAACAGGGCAATGCGCGATATCGTGGCGGAATGCATCGCGGTGGCGAGCGCGGACGGTGTGAACATCTCCGGGGACGTCGACGAGACGGTAGCCAGGATCATGGCCACGATTCCTGCGGGGCAATATTCATCGACGGCACATGACGTGGCGACGCACCGGCCCAGCGAAATCGACCATCTGAATGGACATATTGTGGGCCGCGGCGTAGCGCTCGGCATCGCCACACCCGTCAATCATCTTTTGACGATGATGGTGCGGGTTCTCGACCATCAACGGGCTGATCAACGTTCGACGAAAGCGGCTTCGGCGGATGGAGTGCTGATTTGA
- a CDS encoding putative bifunctional diguanylate cyclase/phosphodiesterase — protein MTSVKWAFRDRLTGWAFLRFSVYVAPFVIALGTVAVLLWGPRQFDTTGTVPLSFSVIADPSATLSPAAAIERLRNGNGAHTARFSTHLAETPFWFMLTAPAMESGDATFVDLPSRHAQTISCWRTGPVLTLLGAGDRHGTSGAMRDNKAGFALKLDGHTPDAQILCRGTFSGPAYISASASSLDKLEETTLDFYQSAALITGGLLTLAIFVFVTAIINREWTYVIFAAWLVGNLRLSANAMGFDTEWLGRIIPPDHIEFLREFTFAAYYVLTTTLFVELFRRELKAIGLRWSLQAVRYGGCVLMAAAFLLSYAHFIPVLWATASFCILVLTYFLVQLFIKARSRTVLWYVASMAIVLVATLSEVLAAAFGVKALAGTHSPVVTALSSSMLCAFAIAERMREERERRRQMQVELRNTYDVTPIGLFTLNGESCFVRANPALHSMLGLNDEQDGTRRWADYFAPGAERALGELLERDDSASIEIDGSTGTKTESRRYSLRAIRANGFIEGSLEDVTDRSKAVERLHFLAEHDPLTGLLNRRGIEHAIDRQCGESAPWALAYLDLDRFKVFNDLFGHGTGDEILRHVAARLVERLGAHIPIGRIGGDEFVCVLANMPIDDAIVRCRELVTALNAAPFHVDTRAFQVRGSIGVVECSQGERALDALAYADRACRAAKRGGNARLVALRKGAPAFEERAAEITLIEALGQSRLPDGLFLVMQPIMSMHTPTESLDFEILLRMRTPDGAVATAAKLIAAAEDSGTIVEIDRWVLTTTLAWLSENRASLATTRFVCVNLSGGSLNDEHFLDELFALFSRHADIVHYLCIEITESVALHDLEHTERFIARVHDMGAKIAIDDFGAGQTSLRYLKKLSADALKIDGEFVRTMCNHPADIAIVEAIINLARNLGMRSIAEWVEDFQTLRALEELGVDYVQGFGIAKPQEAGDILAASSAASFVTNAELARYLKETVHRGADDQRMERENAV, from the coding sequence ATGACAAGCGTTAAGTGGGCGTTTCGGGACCGACTGACCGGCTGGGCTTTCCTGCGCTTCTCCGTCTATGTAGCGCCATTTGTGATTGCGCTTGGCACCGTTGCAGTCCTGCTCTGGGGGCCCCGCCAGTTCGACACCACGGGGACGGTTCCACTCAGCTTTTCGGTGATTGCGGATCCGTCGGCGACGCTGTCGCCCGCCGCCGCCATCGAACGCCTGCGCAATGGCAATGGCGCGCACACCGCCCGCTTCAGTACCCATCTGGCGGAAACGCCGTTCTGGTTCATGCTCACCGCGCCTGCCATGGAGAGCGGGGACGCCACGTTCGTCGATCTTCCTTCCCGGCACGCGCAAACGATTTCCTGCTGGCGGACGGGCCCCGTCCTCACGCTGCTCGGCGCGGGCGACCGCCACGGCACGAGCGGCGCGATGCGCGACAACAAGGCCGGCTTTGCGCTGAAGCTCGACGGGCACACGCCCGATGCACAGATCCTGTGCCGGGGCACGTTCTCGGGACCCGCCTATATCAGCGCCTCGGCATCGAGCCTCGACAAGCTCGAGGAAACAACACTCGATTTCTACCAGAGCGCAGCGCTGATCACGGGCGGCCTGCTGACGCTCGCCATCTTCGTGTTCGTGACGGCAATCATCAATCGCGAATGGACTTACGTCATTTTTGCCGCCTGGCTGGTCGGCAACCTGCGGTTGAGCGCCAATGCGATGGGCTTCGACACCGAATGGCTGGGCCGGATTATCCCGCCTGACCATATCGAGTTTCTGCGGGAATTCACGTTCGCGGCCTATTACGTCCTGACCACGACACTGTTCGTGGAGCTGTTTCGCCGCGAGCTGAAAGCAATCGGTCTGCGCTGGAGCCTGCAGGCCGTGCGGTATGGCGGCTGCGTGCTGATGGCCGCCGCGTTCTTGCTGAGTTACGCGCACTTCATTCCCGTGCTGTGGGCAACCGCCAGTTTCTGCATCCTGGTGCTGACCTACTTCCTCGTACAGCTGTTCATCAAGGCGCGCTCGCGCACCGTCCTCTGGTATGTCGCGTCAATGGCCATCGTGCTGGTCGCGACGCTGTCGGAAGTGCTGGCCGCCGCGTTCGGCGTCAAAGCGCTGGCGGGAACGCATAGCCCCGTCGTGACGGCGCTGTCGTCGAGCATGCTGTGTGCGTTCGCGATTGCGGAACGGATGCGCGAAGAACGCGAGCGCCGCCGGCAGATGCAGGTCGAACTGCGCAACACCTATGACGTCACGCCGATCGGCCTTTTCACGCTGAACGGCGAAAGCTGCTTCGTCCGCGCCAATCCGGCGCTGCACTCGATGCTCGGCCTGAACGATGAACAGGACGGCACGCGCCGCTGGGCCGATTATTTCGCCCCGGGCGCCGAGCGCGCCCTGGGTGAACTGCTGGAGCGCGACGATTCGGCGTCGATCGAAATCGACGGCTCTACCGGCACGAAGACAGAGTCGCGGCGCTACTCGCTGCGGGCGATCCGTGCAAACGGCTTTATCGAAGGCTCGCTTGAGGACGTGACGGACCGCTCGAAAGCGGTCGAGCGGCTACATTTCCTGGCGGAGCATGATCCCCTCACCGGTCTGTTGAACCGTCGCGGCATCGAGCATGCAATCGACCGGCAATGCGGCGAAAGCGCCCCGTGGGCACTCGCGTATCTCGATCTCGACCGCTTCAAGGTGTTCAACGACCTGTTCGGCCACGGAACCGGCGACGAAATACTGCGGCATGTCGCGGCGCGCCTCGTCGAGCGTCTCGGCGCCCATATTCCGATCGGGCGTATCGGCGGTGACGAGTTCGTGTGCGTGCTCGCGAACATGCCGATCGACGACGCCATCGTGCGCTGTCGCGAACTCGTTACGGCGTTGAACGCCGCGCCGTTCCATGTCGACACGCGGGCGTTCCAGGTCAGGGGATCGATCGGCGTCGTCGAGTGCTCGCAAGGCGAACGCGCGCTGGACGCCCTCGCCTATGCCGACCGTGCGTGCCGCGCCGCGAAACGCGGCGGCAATGCGCGGCTCGTGGCACTGCGCAAGGGCGCGCCGGCGTTCGAGGAGCGCGCCGCCGAGATCACGCTGATCGAGGCGCTGGGACAAAGCCGCCTGCCCGACGGGCTGTTCCTAGTGATGCAACCGATCATGTCGATGCACACACCGACAGAATCGCTCGACTTCGAGATACTGCTGCGCATGCGCACGCCGGACGGGGCGGTGGCGACGGCCGCCAAGCTGATCGCCGCTGCCGAGGACTCCGGCACGATCGTGGAGATCGACCGCTGGGTGCTCACCACGACACTCGCATGGCTCAGCGAGAACCGCGCGTCGCTCGCCACCACTCGTTTCGTGTGCGTGAACCTGAGCGGGGGGTCGCTGAACGACGAACACTTCCTCGACGAGCTGTTCGCGCTGTTCTCGCGTCACGCTGACATCGTCCATTACCTGTGCATCGAAATTACCGAAAGCGTCGCGCTGCACGATCTCGAACATACGGAGCGCTTCATCGCGCGCGTACACGACATGGGTGCAAAGATCGCCATCGACGATTTCGGCGCGGGTCAGACATCGTTGCGCTACCTGAAGAAGCTGTCGGCCGATGCATTGAAGATCGATGGCGAGTTCGTGCGCACCATGTGCAACCATCCCGCCGATATCGCGATCGTCGAGGCGATCATCAATCTCGCGCGCAATCTGGGCATGCGCAGCATCGCCGAGTGGGTCGAAGACTTCCAGACCTTGCGCGCGCTGGAGGAACTGGGCGTCGACTATGTGCAGGGCTTCGGCATCGCGAAACCGCAAGAAGCCGGGGATATTCTCGCGGCCTCTTCAGCTGCGAGCTTCGTGACTAATGCCGAGCTTGCGCGGTATCTGAAAGAGACGGTGCATCGCGGCGCTGACGATCAGCGAATGGAGCGTGAAAACGCGGTATGA